The Polynucleobacter sp. MWH-UH2A DNA segment CATCGATACCCTTGTCAGCCCAAGATAAAGGCTTTTCCCAAGGCGTAAAGTGTCTTGCAAATTCAAGCCGCTCCTTCTGTGATTGCATTTGAAGCTCCGAGCGCCTAAGTAATAAGCTTTTTAGCTTTTGATTCATAAATTAACGATTTAGCTCTTCAGCATCTTTTGTCAACTCTGCAATAGACGCCTCAAATAGTTTGGGCATCGTACGCAGAGACTGAATCACAAGTGCGGACAAAATAATACCAATGGATATAAAAGCACCTGTCAATAAACTAAGTGCCAGCATTCGATCGGACTCCCAACTATAAATCACGATTAAGAGCGCAAGCATCACCAATCCAAAGAATAGAAAAAATAA contains these protein-coding regions:
- a CDS encoding phage holin family protein, whose translation is MSQENLLSSIKNLVATGASIAQTRLELLSVDVQIARSKFLQSLVMIVSALFFLFFGLVMLALLIVIYSWESDRMLALSLLTGAFISIGIILSALVIQSLRTMPKLFEASIAELTKDAEELNR